From one bacterium genomic stretch:
- a CDS encoding CcmD family protein — protein MNYLMAAYIAIWLVLFVYLFSLSSRQRQLQKEVEALQKQLERQVTGH, from the coding sequence ATGAATTATCTTATGGCCGCATACATTGCAATCTGGCTGGTGCTTTTCGTTTATCTCTTTTCGCTCAGCTCCCGCCAACGTCAATTGCAAAAAGAGGTTGAGGCCCTTCAAAAACAGCTCGAGCGTCAAGTCACTGGTCACTAG